In the genome of Anaerolineales bacterium, the window ATATGGCATTAAGCCGTTCCCTGTGGCGTACATTCGCGGTAAACCATCCCGAAGAGCCTCAACAAACCCTGGCTGAAACCAACCAACGCATTATGGCAGATACGCACGGCGGACTATACATCACCCTGTTTTACGGAATCCTCGAGCCCCAGGAAGGTGCTTTTCGGTTTTGCAACGCCGGGCACCTGCCTGGATTACTGCAACGCGCGAAGGATGGTGAGATAGAGCAGCTTAAACGCACTGGTATCCCGCTGGGTGTGCTGGAAGCCGCCGGGTGGAGCAAAGAAGGGCTGATCATGGAGCCGGGGGATGCTCTCGTGTTGTACACCGACGGGATTACTGAGGCACAAAACAGCGCTGAAGAATTCTATGGCCTGGAGAGACTGCTGAAAACTTTAAAACGGGCACAGGGTAAACCTGCTGTTGAAATTCGCGACCTGATTTTGAGCGACTTGCGGAACTGGGTGGGGCAAGCAGAGCAGTTCGATGACATCTCCCTGATGGTACTGGTAAGGGAGAAGAAGTAACCAAGGTGTAAATTCAGCGTTACTGTGGGTGAGGAAATTACATCTTCCCCCTCCAACCTCCCCCATTGCGATGCTTAAAAATAGAGGAGGGTAAGAATGGCGATCATTCTTGCAATCGAGTCATTTGATCGGTTTGTTATGCAACCACCCAGTATGCCTGAAATGAGCGCACAGGCTGCCCTCCAGCTGGTGAAACTGTTCGATGAGCAGCACATCGCAGTGATCCTGGATGGGGGATGGGGGGTGGATGCGCTTTTAGGTGAGCAAACCCGCCGGCATGCCGACCTGGATATCGTCATTGCATATGACGACGTGATCCGTTTACGCAGCCTGCTTGAAGGTAAAGGATATGCAGATGTGCCTCGACCGGATACACGCCCGGTTAATTTTGTGATGGGCGATGCTCAAGGCCACGAGGTGGATATCCACACCTATTCGAAAGACCGTCTTAATCACCCGGAGCAAGGGCTGGATTACCCACTCGAGTCATTCTATGGCGAGGGTCGTATCCTGGATTACCCGGTCAGGTGTATCGATGCGATCAGCATGGTGCAATTTCACACCGGGTACGAGCTGGATGATAACGATTACCGTGATGTAAAGGCACTCTGCCTGCGGTTTGGTATCCAGATGCCAGCCGAATATAACAGGTTCGAACAGCCTCAGCCCGACGAATAATCGCGGATTGCTTCAGCATGGATATTCAAGTTGAAGTATGGAAGAGGAGATCTTATGGAACCGAGTGAGATTTTTAGCCAGTGGGGTCAGGTGCGGGCAGACCTGATCACCACCATCGACATGTTCAGCGAAGACGAGCTCACTTTTACACCCTTTACGGGCTCATGGCCGGTGGGGCAGATTATGCTGCACATCGCCGACTGCGAAGATAACTGGCTGTATGGTGTGGTTCAACATCAGATACAACCCTGGATATCCTATGATTTAGCCGATCATCCGACCAAATCTGCGATCAAGGCGATCCTGGAGCGAGCGCATCTCCGCACCATCCAGCTGCTTGAAGACTTGAACGAAGATGACCTGGATGATAAGTATAAGCTCCCGGATGGCAGTGTAATCCGATTGCGTGGGATCATCTGGCATGTGCTCGAGCACGAGATCCACCACCGCGGAGAGCTTTCGCTGGCATTGGGGTTGTTGGGCCGGGAAGGCCTGGATGTGTAGACACCCAGGTTATGGCAATCTTGATTTGTAAAAGGATCTCAGGAAACCGGCTTGATTGAGATTAATCCCAGCCAGGTAACACCGAAATTTACCACCTTGTTTGAGAGAGGTATCCCAACGGGCATCCGCTGTATCGCAGTGCTCGGGGGCGGCAATGCTGGCAGGATATTCGTTGACGACCTGGCAGATCCGCGGTTGGGTTATGTGTGGGAGCAGGATGATGGCACCTTGTACCAGGGTGGAGCAGTGGATGCGGCACAATTGCTAGAGATGGTTGCTTTGCTCAGGCAGACTGGCATCGTCGCCCTTGCCTTCCGCGAGAATGATCCCATGCTCGATATTTTTCCTCCGCAGCCGGATGCCGGGGCAGAATGCCTTGAGCTGGAGCGTGCCGCTTCAGGTAGCGACCTGACGCCTCACCTGCAACTCCCCGCAGGCTACCAGGTTTTCCACCTGAGCTATGAGCTAATTGAAAAAAGCCCACGACTCGGAGATACCCTGGCCCGCTATGTCGGTCTGGAGAGCTATCTCGAAAGCGGATTAGGGATCTGCCTCCTGCACGGAGATGAATATGTATGTACTGCCCGGGCAGATATGGAAGTGGATAAGGTGCGAGAAGTGGGCATTATCACCGAGCCAGCCCACCGCGGGAGAGGGCTTGGTACGATAGCCGTCGCGCACCTGCTCAACTGGTGCGATGAGCTAGGCTGTTCAACTTACTGGGATTGCGCCCGGTATAATATCGGCTCAGTGAAGATCGCTCACAAGCTTGGTTATGGCAACCAGCGAGAGTATCGGTTACTCGCCTGGTTCCCACCCAGGAAAGAAGTCAGGATAGGATGAACTTTCAACCCATTCGAAATACCCAGGATTTTTTAGACAGCTTGCGTGGCAGGCAACTCCAGGTGTACCTGATGGGCGAGCGCGTGGTGGAACCGGTTGACCACCCGCTGATCCGCCCATCGGTGAATGCCATGGCGATGTCTTACCAGCTGGCAACCGATGAGCCTGACCTGGCGACAGCAACCTCACCCTTTACCGGACAAGCGGTGAACCGTTTCCTGCACATCGCCACGAGTGCGGAGGATGTCGTCTGGCAGAATAGAATGCAGCGCAGGCTGGGCCAGCTGACCGGCACGTGCTTCCAGCGCTGCGTCGGCATGGACGCCTTGAATGCGCTGTATTCGGTAACCTACGAGATTGACGCAAAGTATGGCAGCTGCTATCATTCCAGGCTGAGGGCGTTCATCAAAGAGATGCAGGTAAATAATTACGTCATTGGTGGGGCAATGACGGATGTAAAGGGTGACCGGAGTAAAAGCCCATCTGAACAGGCGGATAAAGACATGTACCTGCATGTCACCCGGCGTAGCTCGCAAGGCGTGTACGTGCGAGGTGCCAAGGCACACCAGACGGGATGTGTCAATTCCCATTGGCTGATCGTCATGCCAACCTTGCGCTTGAAGCCGGAAGAGGGCGATTTCGCCATCGTCGGGGCGATACCGGTTGATGCGCCGGGGATTACTTATGTGATCGGCCGGCAGTCGTGTGACACGCGCCTCCTGGAAGGGGAAATCGAGGCAGGCAACGCCAATTACAGCGGGCAGGAAGCCCTGATCATCTTTGAAGAGGTGTTCATCCCCAACGAGCTGATCTTCATGGATGGGGAGACGGAGTTCAGTGCCATGCTGGTGGAGCGCTTCACAGCCTTCCACCGCCGCAGCTACGTGTGTAAAGCTGGCGTTGGTGATGTGCTCATCGGGGCAGCCGCCACCGCGGCAGCCTATAATGGGGTGGAGAGGGCCAGCCACGTGCGCGACAAGCTGGTGGAGATGACCCTGCTCAACGAAACCATCTATGCTACAGGCATGGCTTCATCGTATCAAAGCCAGGTCACGCCAGCCGGATCGTACCTGTGTGACCAGCTGTTGGCCAACGTGTGCAAGCAGCAGGTGACGCGCATCACCTACGAGATGGCGCGCCTGGCGCAGGACCTGGCCGGTGGCTTGCTGGTTACCCTGCCCTCCGATGCAGATCACCGCACCGCCGAGACCGGAGCTCTGCTGGACAAGTATCTCAAGGGCCGGGTGGATGTGCCCACGGAAAACCGCAGGCGCATCCTGAGATTAATCGAGAACCTGACCCTTGGCCGCAATGCTGTCGGCTACCTGACTGAAAGCCTGCACGGGGCGGGCTCTCCGCAGGCCCAGCGCATCCAGATTCAACGCCAGATGAACCTGGAGGTCAAGCAGAAACTGGCAAAAAACCTGGCAGGTATCAAAGAGGAGTGATTTATGGAGATGTTAGTGGTCTATGATTCCCAATATGGGAACACCGAAAAAATCGCCCAGGCGATTGGGAAGGTCTTGCAGGAGCATGGGAACGTGACGCTCGTCAGGTTGGGGGAAGTGAAGCCTGATCAGCTGGCCGGGTTGGACCTGCTGGTGATTGGCTCTCCAACCCAGCAATTCCGGGCAACGGAAGCCATGCGGACTTTTTTAAAGGCTCTCGCCCCAGGTGGTTTGAAAGGCGTGAGAACCGCGGCCTTCGATACCCGCCTGACCCAGGCTTTTATCGATAAACATCCTCCCCTGGGAATCTTCGAGAGGATTTTCGGATATGCCGCGGGGCGGATCGCCAAGGCCCTGAAGCAAAAAGGTGGTCAGCTGGTACTGCCTCCGGAAGGATTTTATGTGGAAGACACGCCCGGGCCACTGGTGGAAGGTGAGCTTGAGCGGGCGGGGATGTGGGCGGGCAAGATATTCGCATAGCCGTATTTGTTGGTTGAGATATCAGGCAAAAAGAGGTCACACACATGAAAAAATCGATGGGATTATTTATTTTGCTACTGTTCGCATTGCTGCTCCCTGCCTGCTCCCTGGTTGGCAGCCAGGGTGGGATGATAAAGCCAGGTGATAAGGTGGGAGACTTCCTGGTAACCCAGGGACAGGAAGGCAACTTTACCTATGGATTTACCGTGGCGTGCGCTCAAATGAGTGATGCAACTACCTACACCTGTGAAGCCATAGTGGGAGAAAACATTTACGTCTCCACCGGGATCTATGTAACCGATAAAAATGCGAGCCAGGAAGATATACTGACCAATTCCAAGTATCAGCTGTTCATCAACGACCAGCCAGTGGACCTGGAATCCTTTGGCTTGGTTGAGTACACCCACCCGGGCGCGGAAGAGCTGGGGATGATCCACTTTGCTAACGTGGTGATAACCACCGATAGACCCGGCGAGATCACCGTTCGAGATGAAGGGGTGTATGATAATGGAGAGCCGTTTTCATCCACTTCCACCTATGTATTCAGCCAGCCGTAAGCAAGCAGGTAAAGAACTGTAACCATCGTGTAACTAGCATTTTGTGGCTAATGGGAAACCTGGCCTTTTACCACTGGGAAATATCAGAAGCTGGGGAGGCGGTCGAGCCCGTCGCCATGGCGTTCATGTAAGACCTACTGTGCATATATGTGCTGCCGAATCAGCACACCAGGTTTGGCACGCGCAAGTAATTCTTCAAGGCATTTGTTGGATTGAATATTCAATCATAGCGAGGCGATGGGGTAGGTAATCTCCCTGGGGGCAGCTGATCAGCTGCGTGTGGAGGTGCACACCGCCACAGTGACGCGCAGCAACGTCCGCCTTTATGAGAAATTCGGCGTCAGGTGCATGGAAGCAAACACGGTATGGCAAACTGGCATTACCGTCTGGGCATCGCTAAAGCCAGCTCAGTCAGGGTTTGCAGGATAATATTTTACAAAAACAGGAGAATTATTTGACGT includes:
- a CDS encoding tRNA nucleotidyltransferase, translating into MESFDRFVMQPPSMPEMSAQAALQLVKLFDEQHIAVILDGGWGVDALLGEQTRRHADLDIVIAYDDVIRLRSLLEGKGYADVPRPDTRPVNFVMGDAQGHEVDIHTYSKDRLNHPEQGLDYPLESFYGEGRILDYPVRCIDAISMVQFHTGYELDDNDYRDVKALCLRFGIQMPAEYNRFEQPQPDE
- a CDS encoding 4-hydroxybutyryl-CoA dehydratase encodes the protein MNFQPIRNTQDFLDSLRGRQLQVYLMGERVVEPVDHPLIRPSVNAMAMSYQLATDEPDLATATSPFTGQAVNRFLHIATSAEDVVWQNRMQRRLGQLTGTCFQRCVGMDALNALYSVTYEIDAKYGSCYHSRLRAFIKEMQVNNYVIGGAMTDVKGDRSKSPSEQADKDMYLHVTRRSSQGVYVRGAKAHQTGCVNSHWLIVMPTLRLKPEEGDFAIVGAIPVDAPGITYVIGRQSCDTRLLEGEIEAGNANYSGQEALIIFEEVFIPNELIFMDGETEFSAMLVERFTAFHRRSYVCKAGVGDVLIGAAATAAAYNGVERASHVRDKLVEMTLLNETIYATGMASSYQSQVTPAGSYLCDQLLANVCKQQVTRITYEMARLAQDLAGGLLVTLPSDADHRTAETGALLDKYLKGRVDVPTENRRRILRLIENLTLGRNAVGYLTESLHGAGSPQAQRIQIQRQMNLEVKQKLAKNLAGIKEE
- a CDS encoding nitric oxide synthase; its protein translation is MEMLVVYDSQYGNTEKIAQAIGKVLQEHGNVTLVRLGEVKPDQLAGLDLLVIGSPTQQFRATEAMRTFLKALAPGGLKGVRTAAFDTRLTQAFIDKHPPLGIFERIFGYAAGRIAKALKQKGGQLVLPPEGFYVEDTPGPLVEGELERAGMWAGKIFA